One segment of Planctomycetota bacterium DNA contains the following:
- a CDS encoding TIGR03000 domain-containing protein has product MESGREYDFVVKVVTKRDGEPREETKVASLTAGGREQLDFTALVAARAARKTSLTLRVPAEAKVWLAGNATVSQGEVRVFETSQLTDGQAWRNYEIRVATVVDGREQVVSKTIDLIGGSTVDLELDPALRTASAAATAAVR; this is encoded by the coding sequence CTGGAGTCGGGTCGTGAGTACGACTTCGTCGTCAAGGTCGTGACCAAGCGTGACGGAGAGCCCCGCGAGGAGACGAAGGTCGCCTCCCTCACGGCCGGTGGCCGCGAGCAGCTCGACTTCACCGCGTTGGTCGCGGCCCGGGCCGCCCGGAAGACCAGCCTCACGCTCCGCGTTCCCGCCGAGGCCAAGGTGTGGCTCGCCGGCAATGCCACCGTGTCGCAGGGCGAGGTCCGCGTGTTCGAGACCAGCCAGCTGACCGACGGGCAGGCCTGGCGGAACTACGAGATCCGCGTCGCCACCGTCGTCGACGGCCGCGAGCAGGTGGTCTCGAAGACGATCGACCTGATCGGCGGCAGCACCGTCGATCTGGAGCTCGATCCGGCGCTGCGGACCGCCTCCGCCGCGGCCACCGCCGCGGTGCGCTGA
- a CDS encoding protein-L-isoaspartate(D-aspartate) O-methyltransferase, with translation MPRFPSSVCAGALVALALAWGGAAGRGQPPAGGTRADGAGGDRMRQVRERMVRDDLVAGGITDQRVLGAMRDTPRHEFVPVPQRQLAYVDMALPIGEKQTISGIFVVAYMTEQLAPKATDKVLEIGTGSGYQAAVLSPLVDTVYSIEINKTLGDRAARTLERLGYANVVTRVGDGFAGWPEHAPFDKIIVTCSPEDVPAPLVEQLADSGRMVIPVGERYEQTLVLFTKRDGQLVREALVPSLFVPMTGAAEEARKVQPDGAHPALENGGFETVLPGTDVPTAWYYGRQASLQQGDDAPQGERYLRITNAEPGRPAQIFQGFAVDGREVARLSLVARLQGEALRDGMSADEAPALAVQFFDEKRSRTGRALVGPWRGTFGWREVSGSVPVPGWAREAILQVGLLGATGQLDVDDVRIDAVPR, from the coding sequence ATGCCCCGTTTCCCGTCGAGCGTGTGCGCCGGCGCCCTCGTGGCATTGGCCCTGGCGTGGGGGGGCGCGGCCGGCCGCGGGCAGCCCCCGGCCGGCGGCACCCGCGCCGACGGGGCCGGCGGCGACCGGATGCGGCAGGTCCGGGAGCGGATGGTGCGCGACGACCTCGTCGCCGGCGGGATCACCGACCAGCGCGTGCTGGGGGCGATGCGCGACACGCCGCGCCATGAATTCGTGCCGGTCCCGCAGCGCCAGCTGGCCTACGTCGACATGGCCCTGCCGATCGGTGAGAAGCAGACGATCTCCGGGATCTTCGTCGTCGCCTACATGACCGAGCAGCTGGCGCCGAAGGCCACCGACAAGGTGCTCGAGATCGGCACCGGGAGCGGGTACCAGGCGGCGGTGCTCTCGCCCCTGGTCGACACCGTCTACTCCATCGAGATCAACAAGACGCTCGGTGACCGGGCGGCGCGGACGCTCGAACGGCTCGGCTACGCCAACGTCGTCACCCGCGTCGGCGACGGGTTCGCCGGTTGGCCGGAGCACGCGCCGTTCGACAAGATCATCGTCACCTGCTCGCCGGAGGACGTGCCGGCGCCGCTGGTGGAGCAGCTCGCCGACAGTGGCCGGATGGTGATCCCGGTCGGGGAACGCTACGAGCAGACGCTCGTCCTCTTCACCAAACGCGACGGGCAGTTGGTGCGCGAGGCCCTGGTGCCGAGCCTGTTCGTGCCGATGACGGGGGCCGCCGAGGAAGCGCGGAAGGTCCAGCCCGACGGCGCCCACCCGGCGCTCGAGAACGGCGGGTTCGAGACGGTGCTTCCCGGGACCGACGTCCCGACCGCCTGGTACTACGGCCGGCAGGCGAGCCTGCAGCAGGGGGACGATGCTCCCCAGGGAGAGCGCTACCTGCGGATCACCAACGCCGAGCCGGGGCGCCCCGCGCAGATCTTCCAGGGATTCGCGGTCGACGGGCGGGAGGTCGCGCGGCTCTCGCTCGTGGCCCGGTTGCAGGGGGAGGCGCTGCGCGACGGTATGTCGGCCGACGAGGCGCCGGCGCTGGCGGTGCAGTTCTTCGACGAGAAGCGCTCGCGCACCGGGCGGGCGCTGGTGGGCCCGTGGCGCGGCACATTCGGGTGGCGTGAGGTGAGCGGGTCGGTCCCGGTGCCGGGGTGGGCGCGCGAGGCGATCCTCCAGGTCGGGCTGCTCGGGGCGACGGGGCAGCTCGACGTCGACGACGTCCGGATCGATGCCGTCCCGCGGTGA
- a CDS encoding FKBP-type peptidyl-prolyl cis-trans isomerase produces the protein MPHAVRHHISPPWCVRPALGACLVALAGVAVGAGLARPANAWQGPRPEQGRGAPPRPAGDAPALPDTPEVTLGYALGLQIGGQMAEDFRRPEAGIDIAALVAGLSDALLGRPPRIGEEKAFAALTAYEQKLLAQREAFEKRMAEAAVANKAKGAEYLAANAAKRGVVRLPSGLQYEVLVEGKGPKPTPDDVVSTRYRGTHVDGTVFDQTEAADPPATVAIKGVVPGWQEALPLMKVGSKWRLTIPAELAYGERGSPPVIEPNEVLVFEIELLAIESPSAIPRP, from the coding sequence ATGCCGCATGCCGTTCGTCATCACATTTCCCCGCCGTGGTGTGTCCGGCCGGCGCTGGGGGCATGCCTGGTGGCGCTGGCGGGCGTCGCGGTCGGGGCCGGGCTGGCCCGTCCGGCGAACGCTTGGCAGGGGCCGCGGCCGGAGCAGGGCAGGGGAGCGCCGCCGCGTCCGGCGGGCGACGCGCCCGCCCTTCCCGACACCCCCGAGGTGACCCTCGGCTACGCCCTTGGCCTGCAGATCGGCGGCCAGATGGCGGAGGACTTCCGCCGCCCTGAAGCCGGCATCGATATCGCCGCGTTGGTCGCGGGATTGAGCGACGCGCTCCTCGGTCGTCCTCCGCGGATCGGGGAGGAGAAGGCGTTTGCCGCGTTGACCGCCTACGAGCAGAAGCTGCTCGCCCAGCGCGAGGCGTTCGAGAAGCGTATGGCCGAGGCGGCGGTCGCCAACAAGGCGAAGGGCGCCGAGTACCTCGCCGCCAACGCCGCCAAGCGCGGGGTGGTACGGCTCCCCAGCGGATTGCAGTACGAGGTCCTCGTCGAGGGCAAGGGGCCGAAGCCGACCCCCGATGACGTCGTCTCCACGCGCTACCGCGGGACCCATGTCGACGGCACGGTGTTCGACCAGACCGAGGCTGCCGATCCCCCGGCGACGGTCGCCATCAAGGGCGTCGTACCCGGCTGGCAGGAAGCGCTGCCGCTGATGAAGGTCGGTTCGAAGTGGCGGCTCACGATCCCCGCCGAGTTGGCCTACGGCGAGCGCGGTTCGCCGCCGGTCATCGAGCCCAACGAGGTTCTCGTGTTCGAGATCGAGCTCCTCGCGATCGAATCGCCAAGCGCGATCCCGCGCCCGTAG
- a CDS encoding ABC transporter ATP-binding protein, translating to MIETVDLTKKYGDFAALEALTLKLEEGDLFGFIGPNGAGKTTTIRILATLLAPTWGEAYVCGHSIYTHPREIRRAIGYMPDIFGVYDDMRVIEYLEFFAAAYRIEGAERRRVAERSLELVDLSVKRDELVTSLSRGMTQRLGLARVLLHDPQVLLLDEPASGLDPRARIEMRGLLKRLQGMGKTILVSSHILPELADICNRVGIIEYGRLLAFGDVQDLLAQVRGRPVIRFRVAGPPAAAAAILERCPEAAAVAVRDGEVLVTLAEGVGEPSALAARLVAEGQQLLSMRETDVNLETAFLEITRGRLGRPSEEARAEERRARG from the coding sequence ATGATCGAGACGGTCGACCTGACGAAGAAATACGGCGACTTCGCCGCGCTCGAGGCCCTGACCCTCAAGCTCGAGGAGGGGGACCTGTTCGGATTCATCGGCCCCAACGGCGCCGGGAAGACGACCACGATCCGGATCCTGGCGACGCTGCTGGCGCCGACGTGGGGCGAAGCCTACGTCTGCGGGCACTCGATCTACACCCACCCCCGCGAGATCCGCCGCGCCATCGGCTACATGCCCGACATCTTCGGGGTGTACGACGACATGCGCGTGATCGAGTACCTCGAGTTCTTCGCGGCCGCGTACCGGATCGAGGGGGCGGAGCGGAGGCGCGTCGCCGAGCGTTCGCTGGAACTGGTCGACCTCTCCGTCAAGCGCGACGAACTGGTGACGAGCCTGTCGCGCGGGATGACGCAGCGGCTCGGCCTCGCCCGGGTGCTGCTCCACGACCCGCAGGTGCTGCTCCTCGACGAGCCGGCCAGCGGGCTCGATCCGCGGGCCCGGATCGAGATGCGCGGTCTCCTCAAACGGCTCCAGGGGATGGGGAAGACGATCCTCGTCAGCAGCCACATCCTTCCCGAGTTGGCCGACATCTGCAATCGCGTCGGGATCATCGAGTACGGCCGGTTGCTGGCGTTCGGCGACGTGCAGGATCTCCTCGCCCAGGTCCGGGGCCGTCCGGTGATCCGGTTCCGCGTCGCCGGTCCCCCGGCCGCGGCGGCCGCGATCCTCGAGCGCTGCCCGGAGGCGGCCGCGGTGGCGGTCCGCGACGGCGAGGTGCTGGTGACGTTGGCCGAAGGGGTCGGCGAGCCGTCGGCGCTGGCGGCCCGTCTGGTGGCCGAAGGCCAGCAGCTGCTCTCGATGCGTGAGACCGACGTCAACCTCGAGACGGCGTTTCTCGAGATCACCCGCGGCCGTCTGGGCAGGCCGTCGGAGGAGGCGCGGGCCGAGGAGCGACGGGCCCGGGGGTGA
- a CDS encoding nucleotide pyrophosphohydrolase: MTLREFQALIRRMYHDKDAARGVEGTFMWLSEEIGELAGALRSGTKEELALEFADVLAWLATIANVADVDLEAAIERKYGSGCPGCGQPACVCPDAEKP, from the coding sequence ATGACGCTGCGCGAGTTCCAGGCACTGATCCGCCGCATGTATCACGACAAGGACGCCGCGCGCGGTGTCGAGGGGACCTTCATGTGGCTCTCCGAGGAGATCGGCGAGCTGGCCGGAGCGCTGCGCTCGGGCACCAAGGAGGAGTTGGCGCTGGAATTCGCCGACGTGCTCGCCTGGCTGGCGACGATCGCCAATGTCGCCGACGTCGATCTCGAGGCGGCGATCGAGCGCAAGTACGGGTCGGGCTGTCCGGGGTGCGGGCAGCCGGCATGTGTCTGCCCCGATGCGGAGAAGCCATGA